TCTAGCTCCTCTTGCTAATTTGCTTCGTAATGTTACTTCATTGTGGCATAACCAGTAAACACCCTGTAGCTAAGGCTGTTTGGTTACTGTAGGTGCTTGCTTAATTATTACTCACCTTGTAGCTATTGTAGTCTCACCAAATTATTTGCTAGATTGTTGGTACCAACTTAAATAAATCCCTTACTTGTGTATGGTTACTTGGTGTTTTTCTACTTATACGTTTGTTTTAGTAAGTTCTATTCTAGGTAGTACTTCACTGCAAAAGACACTATTAGGATCTCACATAGGTTTATATGGAACTATGCTTGGTTGTTGGTGTTGCTGCGATGCGATGTGTTCATAATGGTCGGTTCTTATATCTTACAGGCTGAGGTCACGCAAAGGCTTAGCATGGCTAAGGAAGCTGCCAGCAGATCTGCAACCGTGCAAAGTCATGAAGATCTTGCAAGAAAACTTAAGGTATTTCCTTTGTCATACATTCATTTAACCATTTTAACTGGCATGTGCACTTGAATTAATTGGGCATTTCTGATTTGAAGTCAAAATTTGGTTGCATTCATTGGGTTTATCAAGTATTAGTGCCAGAAATGTGGCAATCATTCCCTTCATGGCAACATTGATGTGATGTCGTAGATCATCCTCTGCCAAAAAATGGCCAAGTTGTGGGTGTACGGTTTTGCAACCAAATTTTTTTAGTGCACATCTTGTCATGCATTGATAAGTCATCAGCAGGCACTAACCTAGGTATGAGACAGGCTAGTATGAGCAGTGTCGATGTTCCCCAGTGATGGTAATACTGCTGTCGCAACTTGGCCCGTTATATTGAAAGTCTACCGGATTTGTAATCTACCTGCAAGCTATATGTTGCAAGCTTCCGGTTATTTTCATTCAAGAACTAACTAGATGAAGTTGTACGAAGTTCgaaaaaaggtttttttttatcTTGTTAAGTTCCTTCAGGAAATTGCGCACCATTTTGGTTATCCACAAAAGTCAATGAGAAAAAAGATGAATCACAGAGTTGAAATATAGTGTTTAGTTTTTATTATAATATCAATGATTTTAAACAAATTCATGCTGCCATTAGGAGGAAATGGAGCGGAACCGCAAGTCTTCAGGTACTTCTTGCTTTCCATCCTTTTTACAATTTCAATTTCAAATTACAAACTACAGTGCATCAAAATTCTGAAATCTCTGCTTGGAAAGGTCCGGCATCTGGTGGTGGTGCATCTGGTACCAGAATGAGGGAAGTTGCATGCCCTACCTGCATGGCGACGAGCATCCTGCAGAGGTTTCTGGACGCTGACCAGTGGGCGGAGGAGGACACCATGGTGGGCCGGCTGGGCATGGTGATGCACGCCGCCTTCCTGTTCGCCGGATTCCAGCCCTACGGCGCCCAGCCACCGTCCGGCTACCTCCTCAAGCAAGAATCGCCGCCAGTTAATAAGAAAGTTCGCGAAAAAACTGTGTCTCTCTGCCGTTGGTACACGGCGCGGGAGCTGCCGGCGCAGCGCTGCAACGgcaacggcggcgcggaggccgcCGTGCTGATGCTGAGCGCGCGGGGCAGCGACATCGCGCTGCTCGCGTTCCTCGTCACGGCGGACGGCGACGTGCGGAAGCTGTACCGGGAGCACCTGGACCTGGCCACCGTGGCGCCGCTCCTctccgccggcgccatggctgACACGGAGCCCCGGGGCTCGCGGATCTGCGGGGAGCTCTCCGACGCCGTGTGCTGGCCGCTCCTCGTGGATCTGTGCCACAGGAACGGCGTGCGGTTGAGAAGCTCCATGTTCTCGCCGGACGGCGTGACGGGCCTCCTGTCCATGCCCGACGACATCATGGTGGTGATCTTGGGGAAGCTCACCGACGGCGAGGACCTGGCGAGGGTGGCGTGCACCTGCCGGGAGCTGAAGGAGCTGGTGGAGGGGCGTGACGCTGGCGCCCAGCTCTGGAAGCCACTGTACGAGGCCCTGGACGCGCGCCGACGCCGGTGTTGGTTCTTCCCTGAGGATGAGGCACGGGCGGCGCTTCTTCTGCGACTTCGTCTGCGTAGTATGAGCTGGAAGCAGAAGTATGTGATGGCGAGGCCGCGTCCCTGGGACAGAATCTGCCGCCCCCTCTTCCTCTGCGATTACTTTCCTGCTTTCTCTGGGAAAATCTCTTGGCCGCCGCTGTTTTCTTGGATCGCTgacccgccggagccggagacGGTCGCCACAAGGGGCGAGGAGTACATGTACACCACCGGCGGCCACCGGAGCAAGAGGGAAGGGAAGTACtgcaagaagaggaaggggcgTGGCGCCGGCGTGATCCACTCTCCGTCGTCTCGTAACCGATGGAAGCATCGATAAATGATTAACTGGTGGGGGCTGCTGATCAGATCAGACAGAGGTCTGCCTACATGCAATTTAATTGAGCGATCGAGATGCAGTTGTTGGATTAGGAATCTCAGTCATGGAGAGATGTTGTCATCTATGAGATCATTAATGATAAGTGATATCACACGTACGCACTCTTTAATTTGTGGCGTGGAAAACAAAATTCAGTGAGTATTATTTCGGGCTGCAGTACCACCTCTGTTAAAAGGTTGATAAACTGATTCCATGCTGACCAAATAGAGATGGCATTTTTTGCAATATGACTTAAATACCAGCCATTGGTGATTGTGCTGCAGATGTGGCCGAACTTAAACCATTCGAGAGGGTCAGAACTGTGCCTGCTTGAATATCGAAGAACGCAATGAATCTGTGGAAATGTTCCTCTGTTCTGAGCACCTCATCAGTATCCCAAGTCTTGTCGAGCACATCAAcccttcagatttttttttggggggggggggggggcctcTATCCCTAAGACCTCAACTACcaattacaactcaagtccAGGAACATATTCGACACAAAATTTGTTGATCTCGATCATATCTATAACTTTCTAGTTGAAAAAACATtcctctccttttcctttttaagTTTGTTATCCAAGGTTTCTTCTTTAAAAAACTATTTTACTCTTTAATATATAATCAGTAGGGTCTTATTCCTcccgttcattgtaaaaaaaatgtgaGAGATTCATTAGTTTCCTTCCTCGTGCTATAGGACTAGAGTTATAAATTGATGAATTGCCACAGGTGACAACGGACATAACAAGGCACCAGGCAACAACTTATTTTCATGAATGGCAATTATAAGAAAAGAGAAGCGAAGAGTATGCCCTCGCTCCTTTTGTTTTGTCATGACAATGAGAAAATTAAATCTGAAATTTGAACCTGCAAGTGTATTATGCGCACCAGATAATTATCATGAGGAGGAAAAACCAAGTAGATCTATGTTTGTGAATAATTTTCGTTACATAGGAGTCAGTCCATACACTCAAGGATATAGGAAGTAGCCATACTGCGTTTGCCGAATTGTAACAATACTATGAACAGGATCATAACCTGCAATGTCTCACAACTGCACGTTAGTTGTTTGCCAATGAAAAGTTGTGACATATGTAGGGAAGAACAAATAATCGGTTATGTCTACGCTTCGGAGCTATATTATGCCTCACCCGTGTGCCTAGTGTGATGGCTAATAGCATGGTTCAGTGATGATCAGCAACCAAGTGTGCCTCTAATTAAGCTAGTAATTGTAATATAGCACTATACTAGGAGTAGGATCACAATCTTTATTTGACAACATTTAACTCCAGCTCATGTAAACCTTTGGTCGGATGTTGTTAAGTCGAGCATTTTCCATTTGGTCATAGTAGAGgggaaaataatatatataatttgATTAGTGTCCTTGTCACCAATCTCATCTTGGGATCTAAAGAGGATTAGGACACGAAGCAATAAGCATATACATTGACTGAGCGCAGAGTCAATCCCTTGGCGACGAAGTCTCCCGGAAAAATTCCGGTTAATTACCACAAAGATTCCAAGAGGCCACACAACTAGCACAGGGACATCATATAGTATCTAGCATTTGAGTCCCTATCGCATCACAGCTGAGAATGAGATAGAGCGAACAACCGTGACAGGGACAATCACCATGGCAACAAGCATCCTGCAGAAGTTTCTGGACGCCGGCCAGTGGGCGGCGGAGGACACCATCGTCGGCCGGCTGGGCATGGTGATGCACGCCGCCTTCATGTTCGCCGGATTCCAGCCCTACGGCGCCGAGCCACCGTCCGGCCACCTCCTGAAGCAACCATCAGCAGGCAAGAAAGGCGCTACGGTGCGTCTCTCCCTGTTGGGGAatggaccttcgggtcaagccctcatcctcggaaatgctccctaactcaTCTGCAGGGCCCCAATGAGAGGAAGGCAAGCGTACCCGAAGGTGTCGGATGGTCACTCAGAAGCGCAAGTTCGAAGAACAGGACCTTCGGAGATGAAGGGTATCACCTTCGGTTGGCCAAAGGTGACGAATGGCTGCCCGAAGCGCAAGCTCGAAGACCAAAACCTTCGGTAACGAAGGATATCGCCTTCGTCCGACCGAAGGTGACGAACGGTTGCTCAGAAGCGCAAGTTCGAAGACCAGGACCTTCGGGGATGAAGGGTATCGCCTTCGGTTGGCCGAAGGTGATGAATGGCTGCCCAGAAACGCAAGCTCGAAGACCAAGACCTTCGGTAACGAAGGATATCGCCTTCGTCCGACCGAAGGTGACGAACGGTTGCTCAGAAGCACAAGTTCGAAGACCAAGACCTTCGGGTAAAGGAATCGCCTTCGGGAACGAAGGTGACGGCTGATCGCTCGTTGACGGAACCTTCAGGGCTGTGACCCTGGAGCTCCCCGAAGTAAACGAAGACCTTCGCCTGGTTCGAGCGTgcgtgtaaaacgtgaatacgtgagaaggtcgggttTGTACAcctgaatacgtgagaaggtcggagttGTACACCTCTAACCTTATAATTTTACCCTGAAACCGGttgtaagtgagctgtaaatgagttggacgGGAGCAGTTTAGGAAAACCCGGCCGaaggctaggggtataaatagccccctcacTCCACAGTGTAGAGGGTTGAATTTTCCTGGCTATTACTGGAGAATTTAGTTTCTACTTTCATTGCCATTTTCATATTGTCCATGCTCTCTATCTGGGCATCAAAGAAGCTAagatcccaacagcggcgcccacCGTTCCAGCTCGTGAAACAACCTTCGATGGCCCCAGCGAAAAAGAAAACCTCCGCCGGCACCACAAGCAACACCGCTAAGCAGCACGAAGTAGCCAACACACGAATTCAAGACACCAGCAACGAAGCTGTTCTTCATGGAGATCTGGTTGATGACATCGAAAACACCGAAGCTCACCAAAACCAATCCAAGGAGCTCACAGAGACAGCACTCAAGCTCAAAGCCCtggaaatgaaaaaaaggaacaTCGAAGCTCCGCTCGCCACCAAAAAGAGGGCGCTGGACCAGGCAAACAAGCTAGCTGAGGCCAGGCGCAAATTAGCAGAAATGGAGGCTGAAGTTGAGAATTTGCagagggcataccaagaaatgcccgaaggttccCTACAACAAGAAAATCGCATTATCCACCAGATAACCTTCGCTCACAATGAAGACCAAAGGCCACCACCGGTCAACCTCCCATAtgacccgacctcgccactctcagtcgctctgcagcgaacttcatggccgcCCGGCTACAAGCCTACACAGCTCCCCAAGTACAATGCAACAACTGATCCAACccagttcctcatggcctacaaagcaaccatcgcttcggccgaaggtgacgaCTCAACCATGGAcaagtccttcgtcatggccTGCGAAGGTTCCGTGGCCAACTGGTACTCATACCTCCCCCCGCAATCAATCAACAACTAGTAGCAGCTGAAAGGCAGGCTCCTCAAGGACTTTCAGGGATTCAGAAGGCCAAATACAAACACTGTGAAAGACTTCAAATGCCCACATCATGATCGTGAGCCTCTCTATGACTATTTCCGGAGGTTCGTGCAGAAGAAGGCTCAAATCCCAAATTTCCCAGAGAAGGATGCAATCAAGAAATGCATTGAAGGTCTCCTGCCTGGCCAGCTTACTTCTCATCTCACAAGAGAGCCCCCGAGGATCCTGGAGGAGCTCTATACAGAAGCAGAGAAGTACGCGAAGTCAGacgccgaccaccgcagaagggtcgagcaaagaagaatcatgcgtcaggaagaaaaatacaatcagcaaacacggcagcaagagcagccaGCTCAGCAGCTCATCCTACCTCTGGAACCTTCGCATGATGATGAGTATTAGATAAACTTCGATCCCTTCATGATACCGCCAGAGTCAGAACCCAAGCACTCAAATGACAAGCAATCTTCGTCCGGAGTACGAGGCAGAGgtcgcggcagaggaaggggccgaggtCATGGACCTTCGCGCGACCCCAAAAATTTCTTCTGTTACTTCCACGGGTCTGACTCCGACCACAGAACAAACCAATGCCCGGAGAAGAAAAAGACCCTCGACAGAATGGAGTCCGAGAAAAAAGCCAAGTTAGTTGGGCACACTACATGGCCTCAGACTCCACAAGCTCCTCTACAAATACAGTACACACAACCTTCGTTCGTTTTACCCCCCCACATTTACCCAAGCATACCGCCCACCCATGTTCAACTACAACTACAACCACAACTGGCAACTGCAGCCAAACC
This portion of the Panicum virgatum strain AP13 chromosome 2N, P.virgatum_v5, whole genome shotgun sequence genome encodes:
- the LOC120661752 gene encoding protein FREE1-like isoform X3, which produces MQHGSGDYAASGPVGHYYPHQYAPPGSNPYPAATDAPAPGAGAGGYASAPPYSVGGGYAGQPPYSVGGGYSDQPPSAPAYSQPPPTQPQYGAGYPPYNTNPAPYPPEPYYTYTPPPTQPAAPPAAEPPPLPYDAPYYGGGYQPPRGTAPARSGSALFDDYGRSISVPSGREEQPWSSGGGGGGGSGGGSFGAIARALPKADTHEDSSGGAQKFRVKLLPEGAGNPTDVLCQIGLDRIRMLDPNTSRTLRIYPLDSLTRWEVLDSTIFAFWAKTSVDIEAKRIRLKSSSYTSNTMLDTVTAATVQFKEIGEDARNKGPVDAGKPVVQSNEKKKGFDWMFAKPVDEVKDHWVPDEVAKKCHSCAVDFSPFNRRHHCRNCGEIFCDKCSQGRIALTAEDNAPLVRVCDRCMAEVTQRLSMAKEAASRSATVQSHEDLARKLKEEMERNRKSSVHQNSEISAWKGPASGGGASGTRMREVACPTCMATSILQRFLDADQWAEEDTMVGRLGMVMHAAFLFAGFQPYGAQPPSGYLLKQESPPVNKKVREKTVSLCRWYTARELPAQRCNGNGGAEAAVLMLSARGSDIALLAFLVTADGDVRKLYREHLDLATVAPLLSAGAMADTEPRGSRICGELSDAVCWPLLVDLCHRNGVRLRSSMFSPDGVTGLLSMPDDIMVVILGKLTDGEDLARVACTCRELKELVEGRDAGAQLWKPLYEALDARRRRCWFFPEDEARAALLLRLRLRSMSWKQKYVMARPRPWDRICRPLFLCDYFPAFSGKISWPPLFSWIADPPEPETVATRGEEYMYTTGGHRSKREGKYCKKRKGRGAGVIHSPSSRNRWKHR
- the LOC120661752 gene encoding protein FREE1-like isoform X1, with product MQHGSGDYAASGPVGHYYPHQYAPPGSNPYPAATDAPAPGAGAGGYASAPPYSVGGGYAGQPPYSVGGGYSDQPPSAPAYSQPPPTQPQYGAGYPPYNTNPAPYPPEPYYTYTPPPTQPAAPPAAEPPPLPYDAPYYGGGYQPPAAGYDNEDYLNEGAYAYSGGGGGSEPYGERGTAPARSGSALFDDYGRSISVPSGREEQPWSSGGGGGGGSGGGSFGAIARALPKADTHEDSSGGAQKFRVKLLPEGAGNPTDVLCQIGLDRIRMLDPNTSRTLRIYPLDSLTRWEVLDSTIFAFWAKTSVDIEAKRIRLKSSSYTSNTMLDTVTAATVQFKEIGEDARNKGPVDAGKPVVQSNEKKKGFDWMFAKPVDEVKDHWVPDEVAKKCHSCAVDFSPFNRRHHCRNCGEIFCDKCSQGRIALTAEDNAPLVRVCDRCMAEVTQRLSMAKEAASRSATVQSHEDLARKLKEEMERNRKSSVHQNSEISAWKGPASGGGASGTRMREVACPTCMATSILQRFLDADQWAEEDTMVGRLGMVMHAAFLFAGFQPYGAQPPSGYLLKQESPPVNKKVREKTVSLCRWYTARELPAQRCNGNGGAEAAVLMLSARGSDIALLAFLVTADGDVRKLYREHLDLATVAPLLSAGAMADTEPRGSRICGELSDAVCWPLLVDLCHRNGVRLRSSMFSPDGVTGLLSMPDDIMVVILGKLTDGEDLARVACTCRELKELVEGRDAGAQLWKPLYEALDARRRRCWFFPEDEARAALLLRLRLRSMSWKQKYVMARPRPWDRICRPLFLCDYFPAFSGKISWPPLFSWIADPPEPETVATRGEEYMYTTGGHRSKREGKYCKKRKGRGAGVIHSPSSRNRWKHR